Genomic window (Xylanimonas protaetiae):
CGGCGACGCCGAACGCGACCGCCACGAGGGGTGCGGCGCCCCAGCGGCGGGTGGCGGGCCCGGACGTCAGGCGGCTCACCGCCATGCCCGCGACGAGGCCCGCGGTGCTGCCGGCGGCGACGCCTGCCGAGGCGCCGGTGGACTCGCGCAGCAGCGACGCCGCCCAGAACGTCGTCGCGAACTCGATGGCCGTGCCCGAGACGGTCGCGAGGAGCATCAGCCAGGCGTCGGCGCCGAGCGCCAGGCGGCCGTGGGCGCCGTCGTGACGGCCGCCGGCACCCCGCGGCGCGGGCTCGCGCGGGACGGTGCGCGACCACAGCACGGCGGCCGCCGCCGCGAGCGGGACGGACGTGACCAGCGCGGCCCGCCACCCGAACCCGATCCCGACGGCGGCGCCGAGGGCGAGCGGCCCGACGACGCCGGCGACCGTGCCGAGCCCGTTCCCGGTGGCGAGCGCGGTGGCCGCGCCGCGCGGGCCGAGGTGCAGCACCAGCCCGGCGGTGCCGGCGCCGAGGGCGAGGCTGCCGCCGACCGACATGACGACGACGGCGGCGAGCCCCAGCACGAACGAGGGCGACACGACGAACACGCTGAGGCCCACGGCGATGAGCGCGGCGCTGAGCAGGAGGGTGCGCCGGCGTCCGACGGCGGGCACGAGGCGCGGCATCACGAGCCCCGCGATCACGGTGCCGACGGCCATGGCCGTGCCGTGCAGGCCGGTCAGCGTGTCCGTCAGGCCGCGCTCGGTGCCGAGCAGCTGGCTGGCGGGGCCGAACATGTAGAGCACCCAGCCCCACAGGGCGTAGGTCGCGAACATCGACCACGTGAAGGTGTCGGCTCCGCGCGGACGGGCGGCGTCGTCCTGCGGGCGCGGCGGGGTGGGGTGGTCGAGGGGCACGGAGGTCCTTGCGCGGGGTGTCGGGGTGATGCGCGCGACGTGCCGCACCGGCCCCAGGATCGCGCGGCGGGCGGGGATGGGCAACGCGCCGTCGCGCCGCGTCCGTCGCTGGTGCAGGCGTGGCGCGACCTGTTGTCCTGGCACCGCCCGTGCGCCACCCTGGGCGCATGCGCATCGCGGGGCAGCCGTCCTGGAGGTTGTCGGTCAGCGACAGCCAGTCGCTCGAGGTCGCCCTGTACGTGCGGGACGCGGCCGGGATCGTGGTCGCGGGCGACGACGTCCCGCCGCCGCTCACCGCCCCGCCGCCCCGCTCGGACGTCCTCGACGGCGCGGACCCGGCCCCGGTGGCGGCGCAGTGGCTCGCGTGGTGGCGGACGCTGGTCGCGCTGGACCTTGAGCTGCAGAAGGCGCCCACGCTGGACGGCGCGGCGTGGCAGGCGTGGGCCAGGGAGCACGCAGCGCGCCGGGACGCGGCCGGAACCCCGACCGACGACTTCGCGGGCCTCGCCCACGCGCCCGCCCTGCGCCAGGCGTGCGTCGCGCTGGCCCACGACGCGTACGGCGCCGCCCGCCGGAACCCGGAGCTGGACCGGGCGCCGTGGGCGCAGACGAAGCAGGTCGTCGACGACGTCGCGCAGGCGCACGGGGTGGACCCGGACGTGCTGTCCGGGGTCGTGATCCAGGTGCCGACGACGGGCGGCTGGTGGCGCGTGGTCGAGCCGGGGGCCGTCCTCGCGTCGACCGCCGCGCCGTACGACGCCGTGGTGCGGGCCGCGTTCGAGTCAGCCCTCTGAGCGCGGCGCCCCGTCGCGCGCCGGGGCCTGGTCCGGCGGGTCCGACGGCGCGTCGGCCCCGCTCGGCCCCGGTGCGTCGTCGTGGTCGGGGCGGCGTCTCAGGTGCCCGACGACGTCGCGCAGCATGACCGTCACGGGCGCGGAGAGCATGGCCCCGAGGAGGCCGGCGAGCACGGTGCCGACGACCGTCGAGCCCAGGTTGACGATCGGGTGCAGGCGCAGCCGGTCCGAGGACAGCTTGGTGAGCACGAGCGTCTGGACGACGTTCTGCATCACGAGGATGACGCCGAGCAGGACGAGCGCCTCCGTGGGCCCGCGCGACCCCAGCGCGATGAGCACCGCGAACGCGCCCGAGAAGATCGCGCCGAGGAACGGCACGTACGACGTCACGAACGTCACGAGCGCGATCGAGACCGCGAGCGGCACCCCGAGCACGACGGCGGCGACCGCGATGAGGGCCGCCGCCAGCAGGTTCGACACCGACATCGCGCCGAAGTACCGCCGCAGGGTCGTGGTGGCCTGGTCGACGACGTCGCGCCCCGACGTCGCGCCGAGGGACGCGTACCGGGCGACGAACGCCTCGATCCGGGGCCAGTCGGCCATGACGTAGAAGAGGAAGAAGACGGCGACGAACGTCCCGACGAGGAACGCCGCCGCGCTGGAGAACACGCTGCCGAACAGGCTCGCGAGGCCGCCGCTCAGGGCGGACGTCGCACTCCCCAGGTCGATGCCGGACACGTCCAGCGACGTGCCGGCGAGCTCCTCCTGGAGGGTCGCGAGCCCGCGGGTCAGCCGGTCGGCGATCTCCGTGGACTGCTCGACGACGCCGACCACCGTCACCCACACGGCGACGCCCAGCACGGCCGCCAGCACCACCAGCACGGCCGCCGCCCCCAGGCCGCGCCGCAGCCCGGCCCGCTCCAGGCGGTCGACGGCGGGCTGCAGCAGGATGCCGAGCACCGCCGCGACGACGAGCGGCACCACCACGCCGCTGAGCGTGGAGGCGGCGGTGTAGACGACCAGGCCGGCGGCCGCGATGCCGACGACGGCCCACGCGATCCGGCCGAGGCGGAGCACGCGGTCGCCCAGAGGCCTGGCGGTCTCGGGAACGTGGTCGGGCACGGCTCTCCTCGGGTCGGTGGGGAGCATCATCCCGCGCGGGCACCGGGAGCGCGCGCCCGTCGGGGCGCGATGCAGTGGCCCGCGGCGCGGTCGGGACGGTGCCGCCCGGCAGAGGTGCCGGCGACCGGGCGCGGGCGCGTCCGCCGTTGCGAGCGGTCGGCCCTCCGGCGAGGGTGGCAGCGTGGCCCAGCCCGCGAGCAGCACCCCAGGGACGGCCGGTGCGGAGCACCGCTCCGGCAGACGCGCGAACCCGGTCGCGAGGTTCCTCAAGGCGCTCGGGCCGGGGCTCGTGACCGGCGCGGCCGACGACGACCCGTCCGGCGTCGCGACGTATGCGCAGGCCGGAGCGACCTTCGGGAACGCGATGCTGTGGACGGTGCCGTTCACGCTGCCGCTGATGATGGCCGTCCAGGAGATCTGCGACCGGATGGCGCTGGCGTCCGGCGACAGCCTGGGAATGCTGATCCGTCGCAGGTTCCGCGGCGGGGCCCGCACCGCCATCGTCGTCCTCATGGCCGCCCTCATCGTCGCGAACTGCCTGAACCTCGCGGCAGACCTCATGGCCATCGGCCAGGGCGTGCAGCTGCTCGGCGCGGGACCGGCCCCCGTGTGGTCGGCGGTCGCGGGCGTGGGCATCGTCGTCGCGCTGGTGCTCGGGTCGTTCGACTGGATCGGGCGCATCTTCAAGTGGCTCTGCCTCGTCCTGCTGGTCTACGTCGGCGTCCTCTTCGCCGCCGACGTGGACTGGGCCGACGTCGGCGCCGGGCTGCTCGGGACCCAGGTCCACCTCACGCCCGACTACGTCGGCCTGACCGTCGGCGTCCTCGGCACCACCATCAGCCCGTACATGTTCTTCTGGCAGACCGCGCAGCGCGTCGAGGAGCTGCGCGAGGAACCGCTGGGCGGGGACGGCACCGCCGCGCTGGATCAGCGGAGCGTCGGCGAGGCGCGGCGCCGCCTGCGCACGGGCCGCCTGGACGTGTTCACGGGCATGGTCTTCAGCGTCCTGATCATGTTCGCGATCATCGCCGCGACGGCCGCCACGCTCGGCACACGCCACCAGACGGTCACGAGCGCCGCGCAGGCGGCGCAGGCCCTCGAACCGATCGCCGGCACCTACGCCGGGGCGCTCTTCGCCATCGGGTTCATCGGCTCCGGCATCCTGGCCGTCCCCGTGCTTGCCGCGTCCGGGGCGGCCGGCATGGCCGCGCTCCTCGACAAGCGGTGGGGGCTGGAGAAGAGCCCGCGCAAGGCGCCCGTCTTCTATCTCCTGCTCGGCGTCGGCGTCGTCGCCGGAACGCTGCTGTCGGTGTTCCTCAGCAACCCCATCCGGCTGCTGGTGCTCTCCGCCGTCGTCAACGGGATCGCGGCCGGACCGTTCGTCGTGATCATGATGCTCATCTCCCACGACCGCACCATCATGCACCGGTACCGCAACGGCGCGCTCTCCCGGACCCTCGGCTGGGCTGCCGCGGTGATCATGTGCGTCGGGGGCGTCTACGGCGTCTGGTACACGGTCGCGGGCGGCTGACCGGCCAGAACCGGTCCTCGCGGTGCGCTCGCCCGCCGGTGCGCTCGCCCGCCTGCCGGGCGCATCGCACACCGCACCTCCACACTGGGCATCATGAGCGAGCCGGTGGCCGCGCGGCCGGGCCTGGGTACCTTCCGTCGCCTCGAGTTCTTCACCGACGGCGTCTTCGCCATCGTGATGACGATCATGGTCCTGGAGGTGGACGTCCCGCGCGGGCCCGCCGGCGAGCTGTGGGCGCAGATCGGCGAGCGCGTGCCCGAGCTCGCCACCTACGCGCTCGCGTTCGTCACGCTCGGCGCGCTGTGGTTCGGCAACCGCACGCAGGGCGAGCAGCTCGAGCGCGCAGACCATCCCCTGACCTGGCTCGTGCTCACGCTGCTGCTCACCGTGGCGCTCGTGCCCTTCTCCGCCGCGATGCTCGGGCACGAGCCGACGGCGCGCCCCGCCGTCGTGTTCTTCGGCGCGCACCTGACCGTGGTGTACGTGGTGCACGCGCTGGTGTGGACGTACGCGTCCGGGCGCGCCCACCTGCTACGGCCCGGCCTGCCGGACGGGTACCGGCGGCGGTCCCGGCGGTACTCCTGGCTCCCCGCGGGCGGGTACGCGGCGGCGACGCTGCTCGGCCTGGCGGCCCCCGTCGTCGGGCTGGTGGGCTTCCTGCTCGTGCCCGCCTGGCTCGTCAGCGGGCTCTTCTACCGCGGGCTCGGCCGCCTGCACGACCACGAGGCGCGGGCGTCCCGGGCCGTCGCGGGCCAGGAAGCCCGGTAGCCCCGGCCCGGCGACGCTCAGCGACGCCGGGCCAGGTGCACGGTGAGGTCGGCGTCGAGCGTCACCCGGTCGGGCAGCACGGCGAGCACGGCGGCGAGGGCCCGCTCGCGGACCGCGCCGGGCAGCGCGAGGTAGGCGGAGACCGTCGCGAGATGGCCGACGTAGTCCCGGGCGGGCACCGTGGGCCGCCGCGCGACCTCCACCTGGCGCACGTCCGTGAACGCGTCCGCCCTGACCAGCTCCGTCCCCGGCCACTGCAGCGTGGCGTCCTCCGGCGTCCCGTCGGGTGCCGGCACCTCGTCGTCGGCCAGGAACGGCGCGCGGGCGGACCGGACCGCCTCCGCGAGGGCCGGGTCGGCCAGCCGCAGCGGCGCGCCGAACGAGGCGAACACCCCGCCCGGCTCGAGGAGGGCGGCCACCCGCTCCCAGCGCCCGGCCGGTGCGGTCCAGTGCAGCGACGCCGCCGCGAAGACGAGCTCGTAGGTCTGCGCCGGAGCGAGGTCCTCGAACGCCGCCCGGACGACGGTGACCTCGGCCGGGACCTGGCGGCGCAGCTCGGCGAGCATGTCCGCGTCCGGGTCCGTCGCGGTGACCCGGATCCCCCGGCCCGCGAAGAGCCGCGTGGCCTTGCCCGTCCCGGCGCCGACCTCGAGGGCCGTGCGCACCGGCCGGCCGGCGTAGGCGAGCACCGTGTCGGCGAGCTCGTCGGGGTAGCCGGGCCGGTACCGCTCGTACGCGGCGGCGGCCGCGCCGAAGGTCAGAGCGCGCGCTGTCATGGGGGCGAGTGTGCCGCGCGGGGGCCGACGCGCCCAGCCCTTTACGGCGGTGGCCGCCTCGCAGGTGCCCGCTACGTCAACGGGTCAGCAGCGGCATGACGACGTCGTCGACGATCTCCTCGATGACCTCGGGCGACACCGGTCGCAGCGTCATGAGCAGCTCGCCGCGCATCAGGTCGAACGCGAGCGACCTGGCGCGCGGCGTGAGGTTCTCCTCCTTGACCTCGCCGCGGGCGACGGCGCGGCGGTAGAACGCCTCGGTGCTCGGCTCGCGGCCGCCGACGAACACCTCGCGCAGGTCGCTCAGCGCGGTGCCCGTCTCGGCGAAGTACCCGGTCAGCCGGTGGAACGCCGTCAGTCCCACGCGCACGCGGGCGCGGTTCGCCCACGTCAGGAGCGCGAGCAGGTCGCCGCGCAGGCTGCCCGTGTCGATCGGCTCGTACGTCTCCGCCCTGGCACCGTGCACCACGACGGCGCGGACGAGGTCGGGCTTGCTCGGCCAGCGCCGGTAGACGACGGCCCGGCTCGTCCCCGCGCGCGCGGCGACGCCCTCGTAGGTGAGGGCGTCGTAGCCCTTCTCGACGAGCTCTGCCCACGCGGCCTCGAGCAGCGCGGTCTCCAGCTCGGCGCCGCGGCGCCGGCGGGCGGGTGCGCTCCCGGTGACGTCCGGCCCGGAGGCGGCGTTAAGAGACATGGTGTTCCCTATCTCGCGAGTGAGGCGTACTCTCCACGGAAGAGTCACAGTGTATCTAAGGAGAGTTGCATGGCCGAGAAGCCCGAGCGCGGCGACGACCACCTGGACCCCGCCGTCAGACGCGTCGTGTGGACCGTGCTGGTGGGCGGCATGGCGGTCCTGTTCGACACCACCATCGTCGCCGTCGGCATCCGCACCCTCGCCACCGAGCTGGACGTGAGCCTCTCCACCATCCAGTGGGTGAGCACCTCGTACCTCCTCGCGCTGGGCGTCGCCGTCCCGCTGGTCGGCTGGGCGCAGCGGGTGCTCGGCGGCAGGCGCCTGTGGATGCTCGCGCTCGCCGTGTTCCTGGCCGGCTCGATCCTGTGCTCGCTCTCGTGGGACGCCGGCAGCCTCATCGCGTTCCGCACGGTCCAGGGCCTGGGCGGCGGCATGCTCATGCCGCTCATGACCACGATGGTCATGCAGGCCGCGCGGGGGCAGAACCTCGGCAAGCTGGCCGCGACGATCGGGCTGCCGATCGCGCTCGGCCCGATCGTCGGCCCCGTGATCGGCGGCCTCATCCTGCACAACCTGCACTGGTCGTGGATGTTCTGGGTCAACGTGCCGTTCTGCGTCGTCGGCCTGGTCCTCGCCGGGCGCTTCCTGCCCCGGGACGCCGCGCCCCGGATGCTGCCGCTCGACGTCGTCGGGCTGCTGCTGCTCGCACCCGGCCTCGTGGGCCTGCTGTTCGGCCTGAGCAACGTCTCCAAGGACGGCGGCTTCGGCCGCACGGACGTGTGGCTGCCCGCCGCGGCCGGCGTCGTCCTGGTCTCCGGGTTCTGCCTGTGGGCCCTGCCGCGCGGCCGCCGCGCGCTGGTGGACATCCGGCTCCTGAGGCACAAGCCGCTCTGGACGTCGTCGGCGCTCATGTTCCTCTCGGGCTTCGGGCTGTTCGGCGCGATGTTCCTGCTGCCGCTGTACTTCCTGGAGCTGCGCGGGCACGACGTCCTGGGGGCCGCGCTCCTGCTCATCCCGCAGGGGGTGGGCGCCCTGCTCAGCCGGCTCGTCCTCAGCCGGTTCATCGACAGGGTCGGGCCGCGCTGGATCTCGCTCGCGTCGTTCCTCGTCGCGGCGCTCGCCACCGTGCCGTTCGCCGTGGCCGGGGCGCAGACCAGCCAGTGGTGGCTCGGCGGCGTGCTCCTGGTCCGCGGCCTCGGCCTCGGCTCCGCGCTCATCCCGCTCATGGCGCACGCCTTCTCCGGCCTGGCGCACGACGACGTCCCGGACGCCAGCATCGTGTCCCGCCTGCTGCAGCAGCTCGGCGGCTCGTTCGGCACGGCGGTGCTGGCCACGGTGCTCGCCTCCGGCACCACGCACGCCGTGACGCTCGCCGACGGCGCGGTCGCCTTCGACCACGCCTTCTGGTGGGCGGTCGGCTTCACCGGCCTGGCCGTCGTCCTGTCGTTCCTGCTGCCCGCGCACCGCGCACAGGAACCGGGCGCGACGCCGGAGCCGCCGAGGACCGCGGCGCGGAGCCTCAGCCGCCGGTGAGCATCAGCGGGCCGCGTCGCCGGCGTCCGGCGGCTCCGGCGCGCGGGGGTCGACGTCGTCGCGCAGCTCCTTGACCTCCTTGCGGAAGACCTTCAGCGACTGCCCGACGCTCTGGGCCAGGTCGGGAAGCCGGCGCGCGCCGAACAGCAGCAGGAGGACCACCACCAGGATCAGGATGTGGACCGGTCGTAGTGCACCCATGGTGACTCCTCGTCGTCGAGAACCTGCGGTAGGGGAGCCGGGCGGCCCAGCGGGCGAGCCGGCGGAGGAGCACGGCGTGCTCCGGCGAGTCGTAGGAGCGCAGGTCGTGGCCGAGCGCGTCGTACGCGACGCGTGCCGGCCCGTGCTCGCGGACCCAGACGAGCGGGTGGACGACGTCGTCGTGGACGTGCGTGGCGAGCACGGTCCGCGCGCCGACCGGCTGGAGGAGGCTGTACCGCTCGTCGACCACCGTCAGGCCGCCGAGCCCGGCGGTGAGCGCGTGCTCCTCGAGCCGCACCGTGGTCGGCCCGAGCTCGGGGTGCATCGACGCCCCCGGCACCCAGACCGCGCCGAGCAGCTCCGGCCAGACGGGGTAGTCACGCAAGCTCGCGGCGGCCGCGTGCAGCCCGAGGACCCCGATGCCGCGGGCGGCGGCCGCGGCCAGGCCGTCGGTCGCCGCCCGCGGCGCCGTGAAGAACGACCGCTCGCCCTGACCCCAGGGGTCGCCCGCCGCGACGACGAGCAGCTCCGCGTCGTCGAGCCGTGTCATGGCGCCGTCGACGTCGTCGTCGACCTCGACGGACCAGCCGTCCTCCGCGAGGAGGCGAGCCACGCGCTCGCCCACCGCCTCGAAGGGGTGCCACGGGTCCGCGTAGCGGCCCGTGCCGGCGACGACGAGCGCCCTCATCCCTTCACCGCCCCGGTCAGCACGCCCTTGGTGAAGTACCGCTGGGCGAACGGGTAGACGAGCAAGATCGGGATGGTCGCCACGACGATGACGGCCATCTGGATGGTCTGCCCGGGCGGCGGCGGCTGGTCGGGAGCCTGGAGCGTGGACAGCGCGGTGCCCTGGACGACGTACTGGTTGAGCACCACCTGGATGGGCCACTTCGCCGTGTCGTTGAGGTAGATCATCGCGTTGAAGAACGAGTTCCAGTACCCGACGGCGTAGAACAGCGCGATGACGGCGAGCACCGCCTTCGACAGCGGCAGCACGATCTGCAGGAAGATCCGCCACTCGCTCGCCCCGTCGAGGCGTGCGGACTCGAGCAGCTCCTCGGGCAGGCCCATGAAGAAGTTGCGGACCACCACCATGTTGAACGCCGAGATGAGCCCCGGGACGACGAGCGACCAGTAGGAGTCGAGCATCCCGAGAGAGCGCACCAGCAGGTAGTTCGGGATGATCCCGGCCCCGAAGAGCATCGTGCACAGCACCAGGACGAGCACGGTCCGCGAGCCGGGCACGCGCCGCGTCCGGGTCAGCCCGTACGCCAGCGTCGTCGTGAACAGCATCGACAGCGCGGTGCCCACCACGGTCACGAGGGCGGTCACGACGAGGGACCGGGTGACCACCCCTCCCCCGATGATCGAGCGGTACGCGTCGAGCGAGTACGACGTCGGGAAGGCGCTGCCGGACGCCTGGGCCTCCCGGGACGCGAAGCTCATCGCGATGACGTACACGAACGGGTACAGCATCACCAGGACGATCAGGGCGATGACCAGCGCCTTGAGGGACTGCGAGGCCCGGGAGGGCTGGCCCATCCACACGGGGCGGGCGTTGCGGCGGCGCACCGGGGGTGCGGTCAAGGTCGTCATCAGAACAGTCCTTCCGTGCCGAGCCGCTTCGCGAACCGGTTCGCCGCGACGACGAGGATCGTGCCGATCACGCCCTTGAACAGGCCGGCGGCCGTCGACAGGCCCCAGTCGCCGCCGGAGATGCCGCGGAAGTACACGAAGGTGTCGAGCACCTGGGCGGCGTCGGCGCCGACCGCGGGCTGCTGGAGCAGGAGCTGCTCGAAGCCGACGGTCAGCACGCTGCCGATCGTGAGGATCAGCAGGAGCGTGATCACGGGCACGAGCCCGGGCAGCGTCACGTGCCACGTGCGGCGCCACGACCCGGCGCCGTCGACGGCGGCGGCCTCGTACAGCTCGTCAGGGATCGCGCTGATGGCGGCGAAGAAGATGATCGTCCCCCAGCCGACGTTCTTCCAGATCACCTGGGAGGTGACGAGCGCCTTGAACGTGTCCGGGTCCGCCATGACGTTGACGTCGTGGATCCCGATGGTGCTGAACAGGTCGGCGATCGGGCCCGCACCACCGAGCACCTGCTGCCAGATCGCGATGACGATCACCCACGAGATGAAGTGGGGCAGGTAGACGATCGTCTGGACGACCCGCTTGACGCGGTCCGAGACGAGCGAGTTGAGCAGCAGCGCGAGCAGGATGGGTGCCGGGAACGCGAAGACGATCTGCAGGAACGAGATGATCAGCGTGTTCGTCAGCGCCCGCACGAACTGCGGGTCGCCGAACATCGCGGCGAAGTTGTCGAGGCCCACCCAGGTCGACCCCGTGATGCCCCAGTACGGGGAGTAGTCCTGGAACGCGACGACGTTGCCGAGCAGCGGCAGGTAGGCGAACACCAGGAAGAACACGAGGCCGGGCAGGATGAACGTGTACATCCACCGCTCGCGCCGCACGCGCTCCCACACCGACGTCGTCGGCCGGTCCCTGCGCGCGGCGCGGTCCCGGCCCGGCCGCCCCGGGACCGCCTTCGCGGCCCCGGGACGTTCCAGCACGGCCATCGTCAGGACGCCTTGTCGAGGGCGGCCTGGTACTCGGCGCGCACGGCGTCGCCGCCGGCCTTGCGCCACGCGTCGCGGTACTCGTCGATGGCTGTGAGCGGCATGCGGCCCGAGGCGATGCCGGCGCGGTAGTCCGTGTCGATCTCCGACATCCGGGCGCCGTTCGACGTGTTCGTCTCGCTATACAGGCCGACGACGGGGCTCGGCACGGTGGCGGCCATGAGCGGCTCGACGGACTCGCGGAAGTTGTCGACGAACCCCATCGACTTCTGCGGCACCACGAACGACGGCGACTTGAACGCGCCCAGCCACTGGATCCCCGCGCGGTCGGCGTTGGCCGCCTTGTCGCCCAGGTCGGTCACGACGTGGTTCTCGCCGAACTCCCAGTTGAAGCCCTCCTTGCCGCTGTGGATGAACAGCGCCTCGGAGGAGCCGTCGGGCGCCCGCCAGTAGTTGATGACGTTGAGCAGCTCCTCGAGCCGCTTCGGGTCCTGGGCCGCCTTCGCGGAGATCGCGACGATGCCCCAGTACCCCGTGTCGCGCTCGATGACGAGCTTGCCGCCGTCGACGGCCGGCGGGACGAACAGGCGCGGGTCGGCGCCCGTCGTCAGCTCGGCGGTGTTGGCCAGGATGCTCGACCCGAAGTACCCGTTGAACGCGTCGACCGTGATCGCGGCCTGGCCGTTCTTGAACAGCTCGGACGCCTTGGCCCCTGCGTCGCCAGCGCGAGGGCGTCGGGGTGGTAGACGCCGGCCTTGAAGAGGTCGTTGTGGTACTTGAGCGCGTCCGCATAGGCGTCCGTCTCGATCATGTGGACGAGCTTGCCCTTGTCGTCGAGCTGCCAGGTGGTGCCCACCTGGTGCATCCAGCTCACGACCGACTGCCACTTGCCGTCGAAGGCGGGGATGCCCCACACCTCCTTGCCGAGGGCGCTGCCCAGGCCCGCGATCGCAGTCATCATCTCCAGGAAGCCGGCCGCGTCCTTGGGCAGGGCGTCGAACCCGGCCGCCTGCACGAGGTCCCAGCGGATGGCCGGGAAGTTGGTCAGGTACGGGTTCTCGTTCGGGACGCCGAAGATGCGCCCGTTCTTCGCCGACGCCTTCCAGGCGTTCGTGCCCACGTTGGCCAGGTTGGGCCACTGCAGGATCTTGTCGCCCGCGAGCACCTCGGACAGGTCGGCGAAGACGCCGTCGCCGATCGCCTTCGCCGCGACGGCGGTGGCGTCCTGGACGAAGGAGAGGTCGGGGATGCTCCCGGAGGCGATCGTCGTCGCCATCTTCTCGTTGTACGTGTCGCTCGCGACCAGCGTCGGCGTGTACTCGCCGCCGAGGCGCTCGTTGAGGTCGGCCCAGTACTGGTTGTCCGGGACCTTGCGCGGCGGGGCGCCCCACAGCACCTGGAACGTGGTCACGGAGCCGCCCGTCAGCGGCTTCGACGTCACCGAGTCGAAGTACTTCTGGATGGGCTGCGTGTAGATCGCGGGCATCCCCTCGACCTTGCTGACGATGCCGCCCTCGAGCGCCGGGGGCGCGACGTACGTCGGCAGCTGCAGCTTCACGGTCTCGCTCAGGTTGGCGCGCCGGGCGCCGGCGGCGGCGCCGCTCGGCGAGCAGGCGGCGAGGGCGACGGCGGCCGCCCCCAGCCCGGCCAGCCCGAGGAAGTGCCGCCGGCTGAGCGGCAGGGTGGTCAACGGCGGGTTCGTGGTGCTCATCTCTTCTCCCTTGAAGGTCAGGCGGGTAGGTCGGTGGGGCGTCAGGCCGAGCGCGCCAGCGTGGCGTGGTCGACCCGGTGCGCGAGCGGGACACCGCTCACCAGGCGTGCGAGCTCGTCGACGACGCCTTGGGCGAGGCGGCGCAGCTCGGTGCCCTTGGACCCCGCGACGTGCGGCGTGACCAGCACGCGGGGGTCGGACAGGAGGGGTGACGTCGGCGGCAGCGGGTCGGGCTCCGTCACGTCGAGGACGACGGTCAGGCCGCGCCCGTCGTCGGCGCGACGGGCGAGCTCCGCCTCCAGCGCGGCCGTGTCCACGAGGCTGCCGCGCGACGTGTTGACCAGGACGGCGCCGTCGCGCAGCGTCGCGAGCCGGCGGGCGTCGAGCTGGTGGTAGGTCTCGGGCGTCGCCGGGGCGTGGACGGTGACGACGTCGCTCGTGGCGACGAGCTCGTCGAGCCCGAGCGGCGCGACGCCGAGCAGGTCGGCGGCGGCCGGCGAGAGGTACGGGTCGTAGACGACGACCTCGAGGTCGTGGCGCCGCAGCGCCTCGACGACCCGCCGCCCCGTGCGGGACGCCCCGACGACGCCGACGCGCTTGCCGTAGTTGCCGACGCCGGCGACCGTGCCGTGGCTGCCGACGCCGGCGCCCTGACGGGTCTCGTCGTAGCCCGGGTACGGGGTGGTCGCCGGCACCAGCACGCCCTTGTTGGCGAGCAGGACGACGGCGAGCGTGAACTCCGCGACGGGGATCGCGTTGGCCTCGGCCTGGGTCGAGACGAGGATGCCGCGCTCGTGCACGACGTCGTCGACGATGCCGCGCACCGTGCCGGCCGAGTGCAGGACGGCCCGCAGCCGCGGCATCCGGTCGACGACGGCGGCGTCGACCAGCGGCGTGCCCCACCCGGTGACGAGCACCTCGGTGCGCGCCAGGACGTCGTCGGCCCCGGTGAAGTCGGCCAGGACCGTCACCTCGC
Coding sequences:
- a CDS encoding carbohydrate ABC transporter permease — encoded protein: MTTLTAPPVRRRNARPVWMGQPSRASQSLKALVIALIVLVMLYPFVYVIAMSFASREAQASGSAFPTSYSLDAYRSIIGGGVVTRSLVVTALVTVVGTALSMLFTTTLAYGLTRTRRVPGSRTVLVLVLCTMLFGAGIIPNYLLVRSLGMLDSYWSLVVPGLISAFNMVVVRNFFMGLPEELLESARLDGASEWRIFLQIVLPLSKAVLAVIALFYAVGYWNSFFNAMIYLNDTAKWPIQVVLNQYVVQGTALSTLQAPDQPPPPGQTIQMAVIVVATIPILLVYPFAQRYFTKGVLTGAVKG
- the tatA gene encoding Sec-independent protein translocase subunit TatA, which gives rise to MGALRPVHILILVVVLLLLFGARRLPDLAQSVGQSLKVFRKEVKELRDDVDPRAPEPPDAGDAAR
- a CDS encoding extracellular solute-binding protein; protein product: MSTTNPPLTTLPLSRRHFLGLAGLGAAAVALAACSPSGAAAGARRANLSETVKLQLPTYVAPPALEGGIVSKVEGMPAIYTQPIQKYFDSVTSKPLTGGSVTTFQVLWGAPPRKVPDNQYWADLNERLGGEYTPTLVASDTYNEKMATTIASGSIPDLSFVQDATAVAAKAIGDGVFADLSEVLAGDKILQWPNLANVGTNAWKASAKNGRIFGVPNENPYLTNFPAIRWDLVQAAGFDALPKDAAGFLEMMTAIAGLGSALGKEVWGIPAFDGKWQSVVSWMHQVGTTWQLDDKGKLVHMIETDAYADALKYHNDLFKAGVYHPDALALATQGPRRPSCSRTARPRSRSTRSTGTSGRASWPTPPS
- a CDS encoding hydroxyacid dehydrogenase translates to MESGPVVTCVLEESTRRRLFDERMLGALRALAGEVTVLADFTGADDVLARTEVLVTGWGTPLVDAAVVDRMPRLRAVLHSAGTVRGIVDDVVHERGILVSTQAEANAIPVAEFTLAVVLLANKGVLVPATTPYPGYDETRQGAGVGSHGTVAGVGNYGKRVGVVGASRTGRRVVEALRRHDLEVVVYDPYLSPAAADLLGVAPLGLDELVATSDVVTVHAPATPETYHQLDARRLATLRDGAVLVNTSRGSLVDTAALEAELARRADDGRGLTVVLDVTEPDPLPPTSPLLSDPRVLVTPHVAGSKGTELRRLAQGVVDELARLVSGVPLAHRVDHATLARSA
- a CDS encoding ABC transporter permease, with product MAVLERPGAAKAVPGRPGRDRAARRDRPTTSVWERVRRERWMYTFILPGLVFFLVFAYLPLLGNVVAFQDYSPYWGITGSTWVGLDNFAAMFGDPQFVRALTNTLIISFLQIVFAFPAPILLALLLNSLVSDRVKRVVQTIVYLPHFISWVIVIAIWQQVLGGAGPIADLFSTIGIHDVNVMADPDTFKALVTSQVIWKNVGWGTIIFFAAISAIPDELYEAAAVDGAGSWRRTWHVTLPGLVPVITLLLILTIGSVLTVGFEQLLLQQPAVGADAAQVLDTFVYFRGISGGDWGLSTAAGLFKGVIGTILVVAANRFAKRLGTEGLF
- a CDS encoding MDR family MFS transporter, whose product is MAEKPERGDDHLDPAVRRVVWTVLVGGMAVLFDTTIVAVGIRTLATELDVSLSTIQWVSTSYLLALGVAVPLVGWAQRVLGGRRLWMLALAVFLAGSILCSLSWDAGSLIAFRTVQGLGGGMLMPLMTTMVMQAARGQNLGKLAATIGLPIALGPIVGPVIGGLILHNLHWSWMFWVNVPFCVVGLVLAGRFLPRDAAPRMLPLDVVGLLLLAPGLVGLLFGLSNVSKDGGFGRTDVWLPAAAGVVLVSGFCLWALPRGRRALVDIRLLRHKPLWTSSALMFLSGFGLFGAMFLLPLYFLELRGHDVLGAALLLIPQGVGALLSRLVLSRFIDRVGPRWISLASFLVAALATVPFAVAGAQTSQWWLGGVLLVRGLGLGSALIPLMAHAFSGLAHDDVPDASIVSRLLQQLGGSFGTAVLATVLASGTTHAVTLADGAVAFDHAFWWAVGFTGLAVVLSFLLPAHRAQEPGATPEPPRTAARSLSRR